The Eublepharis macularius isolate TG4126 chromosome 15, MPM_Emac_v1.0, whole genome shotgun sequence genomic interval GAAGTAAGTGTCGATGGCTTGAGAACCTGGGGGTAGCCAAGGAAACACCAGTAAGAGTCAAAGACACATCAGAGCGGCCAGGCTGATTTACCCACAATTCAGTGTAGGTAGGTGTTGGTGAAACAGACGTTGATACCCCTCCGCACTGTGCACAAAGGGGCAACACACATACATGGCTACAGCCTACCCTAGTAAACAAGCTGTGAAAGTGAGGACAAACCAGATCAGACACAGATAGCTGCCTTTCCGTTCTCTAGAGCAAGACCAAGCTTGCAAGAATCGTGCTCCTGCTCTCCTCCTATAAAGACACGGAAGAAATAACACTTCCTCATTCTTCCTCATGCCTTCTGATGACTCAGGATTTGTAAGATATTCAGTAACAAGTTTTTCTTGCAACACCTGGTGGCTTATGCAACTCAGCCGTCCCCTGCCCAGCCTCTCATTGGCTCACAGACAGTAACTTACCCAGTTGGTAGTAATTGGAGAGGCCAAACCCAACAACATGGCCCTCCTGGGTGATGGCTATGGTGGAATAAGAGCCACAGAAGACGTCACGGATGTGCCCTTTGGTCTTACTGCCTCTCTGCTTGATGGAGACCGGTTGGGGGAGCAGCAGCCGTTCTGGAAGCGAGAGAAAGAAGGCTTAGGGGAACTGGCACTGACATGAACACCTGGAGCTGCCTTATCCTAAGCCTGATCCTTGGCctgtcaatattgtctactcaggctggcagccgctctccagggtctcacatTACCCACTCCCAGATCCTTTTTTTAAATTAGAGATGACTGGGTACCTTCTGCAGACAAAGCGTGTGCTCTGCCATGCAGCCATGATGCCTCCCGAAATgaaaccaccttatactggatcagaccaatattgtctactctgactgacaggaGCACTCCAGGTTGTCAGCTAGAAGTCTTTCATTACCTACTTACAGCTCTTTTTCAGGGCAACCTGAGAaccatgcaaagcagctgctctgccactaagccacaACCCCTCCCATTACATATCCCTTTATTTACAGGGATATCAGCCAGCCAACCCCACCCCAAGTTGACCACATACAGCATCTTTCCCACAGGCCACTTCAAAGAGACAAAATTCATCCAATCTGCTCACCCAATCCCCGTCTTCCTCCTCGAGCAGTGAAGATTTGGGGCACTCGGCCCAACTGGCCATTGTCTCCACAACCACAGGTATAAAGGTGCCCCTCCGTGGACACTAATGCCAAGTGATGGCTCCCTGGGAAAGTGAAGACAAAGGAAGTGAAGATCTAAATGTCTCCTGTCTGCAACTCAGGCAATGGGGTTCTTGCTCTActacattttaatttattattttatttatatcctttatagtccccctttctcaccgagactcaaggcagattacacagaatcagattagtacaatcagtatcaaggacatttccataaacaatgccatacagtaaataaatacaagtttacaaaggtatagcattagcaaagatccaatactgagttgaagaaatgctgaaacagaacataagcaattctaggactgacattagacagtacgaagcacaggtagtacataggagcacatatttaaagcgacatttaatatgtaaggcaacatagtggtgaagtctacagtccctcattactgaagcatctgagatccccctcCCTATATTGCATCCCAAGACAAACCTAATTGTGAGTAATGCTTATGTAAAGAATTTAAGGTTCACAAGTACGATTCTGTCTGGCAGgacaggaggaaggggaacctGTTTTTATAAGGGCATTTGTATAAGGGTTTAGGATTGTAATCTATTGCAGTTTATTGTATGTATTCCCTTGCTGTTGCAGTCTCATCTTCTACTTTTAAAATCCAATTTCTACAGCATTTATAGTATGTCATGTCTTATAGTGTTTATTGTTTGCACTGCTTTCTACAGATGCAAGCATAGcattttcagtgagaaaggtgaactacaaataacgtaaataaataaaattgttcagCGGATGTCTTATGTATGTTGTCTGAGTGcgtcatttttatattttttaatccaTCCTGAGTCTTGGCAAAAATAGAAGGCTATAAATGGAATACATAAGTAATAAAAGAAACACAAATACACAGTTAAAAACTACCACCAAATCAGACATACTATATCAGAAGGAAAACACAGCAACGAAAGCATGCTATCTAACCGCTACTTCACATCATCACTGCTCACCTGAGGCAATCTTTACAATCGGGGCTTCCAGTTGTAGCTCCACTGGGACAGAACTGCCATTTGAGGATTCGAGTCCCTCGGCGCCCTTTGCCGGAGCCAGTAATCCGATGACGCCATTCTCGTCCTGCATAGATGAGCCCACAAAGAGAGACCATCAGTAATCACGAAGGGGGGAAAGCCCCGAGCAAAGCATCTCTGAGAAAAAATAAACATACTCGGAATGCTCCCCAGATGAACACGCGTCCGTCCTCCGTCAACGCTGCGGTGTGGCTGTCGCCAGCAGAGACCTGCACCACTTTCTCCTTCAGATCCACAAGCCCCGGCAcacagtcagacccctcctctgaAGTATTGCGCCCCAAAGCCCCTTCATCGTTGCAGCCAAAGGTATAGATCTAGGAACGGAAAAGGTACCAGGTGGCCAAAAAATCCAAAAAGAACCCCCAGGAAAACACAAGACTTAGCTGGTCTAATACTTATGTATCTTGCCctgcctccaaggaattcagggtgGAACACATCATtatttctcacaacagccctgtgaagtaggttacggTTGAGAGAACACAACTAGCCCAAGTTCTCCCAGAATGCTTCAtggaagaatggggatttgaacccaggcctgcCAGAGCCCCAGCCCTGATCTGGTGACCTAGGccagcccgatctcgtcagatctcaaaagctaaacagggtcagcccttgttagtatttggatgggagaacaaGGAAgcccagaggcaggcaacggcaacctacgtctgtttgtctctttccttgaaaattccacagggtcaccttaagtcagctgtaacttgacaGCGCTTTACACACACTGCCAGGGTCCTAGTCCTACCAAGAAAGCAAGATGGGCAGGGGACAGAAAGCACCTACAAAGTCTGTTGGGGTATAAAGCTATTAGGAGAGAAGGCCCGTAAAACCTGTCCGTAATGCAAAATGGAAGTTTACTGCCAGCAAATAGGTATAGAACTGCAGTTGCAACTCTGCCCCATTTGggcaggaaaatggctgccaggcagaGACAGGGATGTCAGCTCCCCACATGAACAGCCAGCCAGATCCACATGACCTTTTAGGGACACGGAAGAATCTGAGAGTATAAACTGGCCTTACGTCATGAAGTAACGCAGAGATGTCTCAGCTACACCACCTCATAAACTCTCCCCAGCAAGCAACCCCAAACAATCAAAGGctgtatggtgcagtggttagagtgttggactagcagactgtactctgccatggaagctcactggatatcCTTGggccagcctagcctacctcagagggttgctgCTATGATGATACAATGAAGACGGTGAGAAAAACAGGTTtcaattccctcccccccacagaGGGTAAAACatctaatttctttctttttcatttctcttgtTGTTGCCGTCATGAAGTCTGGCTTAtttctcttctccttcccctttgaTTTCCTGACCAGTTAAAGCAGACGTGAATCAACCTGATTATTTTAAACACAACCCTATGATTTACAAGCTAGTTGTATGAAACAACCCTTCCAGACTCAGGACCCATCTTTCATCTCGGGCACGGGAGCCACCTAGCTGCAAGCCTGTATCAGGAAGAGCATCACAGTCATGTGACAGAAGGAGGAGCCAAAGTCACCAACCCTAAATCCTTGTCACCATTGACTGACCTCACCTTACCCTCCCTCTGTTCCTCTGTTTGCGTAGCAAGAAAGACAAGAGGCACACCTCTCCTGCTCCCCACACATGCGCACTAGCAGCAGGTCCTTtgcaaaagcaggaaaaaaggtAGCTCTGTAAGAGCTTGGGATCTAGCAAGTTAGTCTACACAATCCTCTTGAGGAACCCACCCCACAAGGTGAAGAGCACCGATCTACATTTTCATCCCAACGAAGCTCAGGGCTGCATATGTAATTCTCCcatctccatttgatcctcacatccagactctcgaaagctcataccctggaaatctagattgtctctaaggtgctactggacccaaatcttgctcttctactacaggcaaCATGGCTGACCACCTGAAACAGGTAAGTGGGGCTTTGAGCCCCAGTCCTTAGACCAACACATTACCCATTAATGCTATACCAGACAGGGAAAAGTGCCACAGACTCACTTTGCCTGCCTCACTGAGGCATACAGTGTGAACTCCTCCCGCTTCGGCCTGGATTATCTTCTCAGGGAGCTGAACCACAGCAGGTCTCTTCCTTGCCAGGATGTCTGGTCCAAGGCCCAGCTGTCCAAGATCGCCCTGCCCCAAGGTCAACACCAGACCCGGCTCCGTTTGGTGTGACCGATGGGTGACTGGAGACAGGTAGAAGAATCGGAAAGAGGAGCTGTTAGTTAGTGACAACATAAGAACAGCCTTCACATGTGTCAACACAGGACGTTCAGCCCCACTGGGCCACTGTGAACCAGTAAAGGAACACACAGGCTCAACAGCTTCACGGAAAAACAGATGGTAAAAGGTTAGGTGGAGCATATGAGCAAAATGCTACAGAATAAAGCAAAACTAGGAGGTTACGACagagagaaaaatgaaacaaTGGCCCAATTCTTCTGAACCGTCTTCTCGTCAGCTGTTTTAACAGCTGCTTCTTGCAGACCCTTTCTCCCCTCATTGATTTCTTTTTCCACTTTGGTTCGGGAGGGTGGAAGCACAGCAGGCCAAACTGTGGGTTTACATTACTGAATGCATAACTCACTCACCCAAAATGCCTTCTGAGGGAGAAACAGTTAGCTCTCCGGATACTAAAGACACATTTTTCAGCAGTACCCCGAAGTAAATCTAAATCAATGCAACCAATTCCTTCAGTGcggtcctaaacagagtcacacccttccaaGTGAATAATACCAATGGTCTTGCAAAAGTGGAATATTCAAGAGATTATCAGACAGTatgatattattattttttacttattATAATCATATATGAAggaaaaatatagagaattgagAACCAGAATATAATATTCTTTACTTGTATTCATCACTCTGTACTACTGGTTCACATTTATAACAAAATGAAAAGCTGTAAAAAAAAAGGGTttatataactctgtttaggactgcatggCTAGGCACCAAGTTTTGTTTAGACAACTGCACGAGACGGCGCTGAACTCTCTCCAAGCCCTGACCCAGACTTTTTGCCGGTGTGACATTGTTGGCTGAAGGAAAACAGGGTGAATTTCCATGTTTCTAATATAATCTTTAGCTAGTATGCAGCCAACTTGCGATTTCTTTACAAGACTTATTTTGGTGTAAGAATTGCTCAGTATTTACTAGGGGCTAGCCACCATTCTAGGTCCAAGAAAGCAGCTgggtccttcccctcctctgtcATGCCCGAATCCAACTCCATTCATGCCCCTGGTTTCTTATGTGTTCATTTTTGCCAACCACTTGGAGAACATTTTGTGTCGCGCAATTACAGGAAAACTAGCAAACAGCTGCTGAAGATTCCCCCGTGTGTTGGAGGAAGTCATGAACGAGGCAGGCTTTGCCAGCCACTGTTACAGCACATTAAGATTGCAAACCCACAACAGCAGCCAAGGGGGGAACAGATGGGAGAAACTTGGGACCACAGAAAAGTCCCTAGCACATGTTAGGCTGATGCAAGGGAACAGCTGATCTCTCACCTTTTGTCCGTTTCGCTTTGAGTGCGTCGTCTTTTTCCAACACCCTTTTCCTGGGCATGTTTCTTCAATACTGGGGAGAggtggggggaaagaggaaagggTTCCCTTTAAAAGAGAGGATTGGCTAAAGTTGATTCAGGACATTTAAACCTCACTTTGCCTCTGAAGATAGTTTACATAAGAAggcaggggctgtggctcaatggtagagcatctgcttggcacacagaaggtcccaggttcaatccctggaattgCCAGTTAAAAGTCCCCAAAACAGGCAACGTGAAAGGCCTGTctaggaccctggagagctgctgccagccagaataaacaatactgaccctgaCAGTCCCattgtctgactcagtatacagaagcttcatgtgttcaaggatTAAAATTAGAATTGGAATAGTAACACAAAAGGAAGAGAGCTCAAACCAGCAGCAAGGCAAACCtcaaaacagtaacaaaaaaaaatcacattcgaTCAACGCATCAGTAGGGAAAACAGGAGAATAAAACGTGGGGATCCGGGACCGAAAGCCACAAGAACCTATCCAATctctatcccacccttcctctaaaaAGTTCAAGATGCCATTTTATAATCACAACAACGTTGTGAGTTGAAAAGTAGGCAAAGCTGAGAATGACTGACCTAAGTAAGCTTCATACTTAGTGAAGATCTTAATTCAACATTGTAGCCCAGTCATTTTCAGGCCTTGCATGCTCCAGGAATCCCTGCAACCCTCATGTCCTCTCTCTACTCGatgtaaaaaagcaaagaaagaaatcattttttcttcttctctgggTACTGAGATCATTTCAACTGGAAACTGATTAGAGGGCTTCCTCCCAccagcaaaaaaattaaaataaaacaaatcacaTGGTCCCTCCAGATTCCAGGATGATCACCATGATGGGTTCTATTATCTGCATATATGCAAACAATCTACATTATGAATAGACCTCAAGACATATGGGGCTCCCATGCAGTCAGCGACCAGTTCCAGATGTGCAAAGGCACCATTCCCCTTTAacgtaaggttgccagcctcgaggtggtagctggagatctcccggaattacaactgatctccaggccatagagatcattGTCCCTGGGAAAAAAATGGGGACTCCGGAgagtggactctttggcattataccccgctgaggtctttcccttccccaaaccccgccctctgcagggtcccccacccccaaaatctccaggctttcccaacctggagctggcaaccctcccggGCTCCATCACCGGAGGTGTTCTCCGATTAATTTTTTTGAATGCAAGAAATGCACCCGATCCGCCGCGCGACACCGCCACCCCGGCAGCTGAGCACTGCCAACTCCCGCTCCGAATAACATCCCACCCAACTCCAACTCCCGGGGAAAGCCGCCTGGATTTGAATTTCCCGCGCTGGCGCCGCAGCGCTGaccctccctttccttcccccaccGCGGACAGGGAGGACAGACTGAGCCGGTGGTGCGAACGCGCCAGGCGAGCAACCTCCGCCCGTGGAATGTTGGGAGCGCAGCTCGCTTAGAACGCGGACTGGTTACTCCGCTTTCCACCCCTGGAACGTTCGTGCCCCCAGCGTTCCAAACCACGTGGGGGACTCCAGGTCGAGGCCCTCCGGCAACTTAGATCAATACTAGGGATCGGCGACCGCCTTCCGCCCCGCGCCCACCTCTGCCGGCAGCTCAGTCCCTCCGGTTCTCCTCCCCACTCCACGCTACATCCGGGGTAAAACAGCAGGAGGTGGAAAGACTCACCTCGCTCTATTCACCCCCCTTCCTTCAAAGTCGGGCAAGTCTTCTCTCGATGCCCCCCGGAGTCTGGATCTCTTAGGGGCATGCGCACTAGGAGTCCCGGCGCAGATGCCATTGGCTGtcggaagaggaggaaaaaattgACTCGCTGTCGGACGCCACCTAGAGGCCGCTATAAATCTTGCTGGTGCtaagcttgccaactccaggttgagacaCTCCTGGAGATTTCTGGGTGGAACTTGGGGacaacagggtttggggagggacttcagcagggcataacgccatagagtccatcctccaaagcagccattttttcaaagggaactgatctctatggcccggAGGTCAATTgcaattccgggaaatctccagctgCTAGAGGCTGACAACCTTTCCCCAGTATCTGAAAAAGGAAGCGTTGAatctcgaaagtttataccctgagaAGTCTTGTTCGTccctaaggtgtcactggactcaaatcctgcaactCTTCCCCAGCAATTAATAAACTTTGAAATTAAACTCCTCTCCACGTGTGTGCGTgcgggggagggtgggggggagagacacaCACAGCACCATTAGGCGGTTGACGTGCATATATACTCTTTGCAATGACTGCTTCCTTACTGGCCCCACGCCACTTCCCTTGTCACCCGATTGAGCATCATTTTACTAGGAAACGTGGGAGGCGGCTCAGAGCTCCGCTGCGAGTTTTCCTCGTTGCCCTTGAAACGTGTGTTGCCGTTTACTCCTTTGGGTAGCATCACGATCCTAGTTCGGAATCTTTCTTTATGGTGCTCGCCCGTGCTTAATGGTGCTTGCCGTGCTTAACTTAAGGGGCGTGTGTGTCGTTTTAAAGGAAGAGTATACATGATTGCACGACGTTaacttttataaatgcaagtacTTGTATTGCGAAAAAGCATAGCAGCCCACGCTCTCTGATGCAGAAAGTACCCTCTTTACTAATTATTCAGCTTAAAGTTCCTATcttattttctccttcctttgccCTCTGGTTTTTCTCATAAACAGAACAGAAAGGGCATTGACTTTCATACCCCGATTGTAATAAAAATAACAAGTTCCTCATTCAGAGTCTGTATTAGCTGGGTTTTATTTGCTCATTCTTCCCATCTATTATAACTGTGGAACTGTGGTCAGATTTACCATACTGGTCAGGTCACTACATACATAGATGACCAAACTAGTCCTGAATAGTCTGTGACAGTGTGGTGTCGTACTAGGCTCTAAGAGATGTGAATCCtgtctgccatagaagcttgctgcatgatgtgCCACatccagggccaaactacaagtgacaaaaggcacaggttggacacttgtcagcttccctcaagttttaatgggaaatgtaggcatcctggtcttgcagcttggctctccgactgttatccaatggacttttcaactgtcacttgttcaacattccactAAGCTGTCCAACCTGCATCATtcagcacttgtagcttggccctcaggggcTGCGAGGATGAAACATAGAACAATACAAGCAACTGTGGGCTCCCAATTATAAAGCAAAGGAAACCAAGTAAAATATGCTGATTCTTTGCACCTTCAACTTAAGATCCTAACAGGAGATGCTCAGAATCAAAGCTGCGAATCTCCATTTGTGAAGTAGGCACCTCGTCACTGAACCAGCGTTACTCCTATGTACTTTATACAGCACATTCTTACATAGCCCACGTGAAGACCCTAGCATGGTAACTTTAAGTATTAACACAACCCAGCCGCTCACTGAAAGCAATGTCATTTTCCAAGCGTTTGAAATATTCATTAGAAATGTGAACATGATCCACATTATGTCCCTGTGACTTAGGCTTCACTTTGAAGCCAGAGAGTAGTTGCATCACAAAAGGACTTGAGCCGTCTTCACAGAAAGCCATCCCACATACAGCTCTTGAAATCACACCTTCAACAAGCATACTTATTTCAGTTTGGTATTCAAGCAGTTACACATTTCTCATTTACAGGATAGAAAAATCCAAATGAGACACCACAGATACACATACAGACTAAAAGTTAACAGGCTATAAAAGGACCATGTTCCGCTCAATTTATTTGGGCGTGCCGAGGCTTAAAATAGCACCATGACCAAGCCCGATATTCTCAATAGCagacctccttccctctcttccaaATGCACCTTTAGAAAGTTGTCTTAAAAGCAAAGGGGTCTTCTGTGTCTGTATCTAGTTTCCAATTGCAGCTTATGGGCAAGGAAAAGTAAACATGTTAACATGCCTGAACTCAAGACCTCTCAACAAATTGTGGCAAGATCAAATATCAGACCTGCTCGCATTGTTAGCATCAGAACGCTAAAGATGAGCACTTATAAGTTGAATCACGATCGTGAACCTTTTAAACGCCACCTAACACCCATTACATGTTCTGGCAACCGATACAAGCAGGAGCAGAAATGATCCTTTTAACCTGCTGCTTTATTCTATAGCTGAACTAAGAACCTGCTAACCAAAAGCACAAAAACCACCTGCTGCTCCAAGGAAGCCATTAAGCAAGCTGACACGGAAAACAAGCCTGTTGCAGCAGCTTCAGGTGGATGACCACTTTGGTCTGCGGAAGAGTAAGATTTAAGTGCAATAGCACCTTCAcaaccaatgagatttccagggtataagctttagagtCAACACTCTTTCTCATGATGCAGTGGTTCTTGTTATAGAAGTATCTGTgggatgcaggttcaaatccccactctgccccagAAGCTTGCTGATGTTGAGCCAGTCACTGTCCTTCAGCTGAGCGTACCTAACAGGTTGCCAAGAGGATAAAATTAAGAGAACGATAGAAGCGGCTTTGAGTAGATGAAGTTCTACCATTAGGTAGAAAGGtgtgatataaatgaagttaatataCTCTAACAAAACAAGCAGTAATTGTAGTCACTACTGAAGTCTTCAATAAAAGAGACAAAATATAAACTTTATTGTTATCCAACATGTGCCAAGTACAAGCAGGAGCTGTGGAAGTAAAGACAATTGTTGCAAGGGTAGTGGGGAGAGAAATGGCTGGACATGAAGCAGCTAGAATATACCAACATGAAAACCAGCTTTTTTCAGTAACACAAATGGTTTTTTCTGCATCCAGCTGTCCTGGCTTCCTCCACTACCACTCTGGAATGCACAGGggcacatgcatgtgtgtgcgtgcgtgcgtgcgcacacacacacacacacacttgaactTTGAGCCTGGGCCTCAGGTTACCCTCCTCCGTAACTGCTGGTGCTGCCATAGTGGAATTTCCAGTCCGGgcagcatcttaaaaactaacaggCTTATAGTGAAAAGCATCTTTATGGGGCACATAAAGGTAAGCAATGCATGAAATGAGCTACGACTCACAAATGCCGATGCCACAACGAACCTGTTCATCTGCCACCATAAAAACAAAGAGTTCTTGTAATGCCCTGGAAACCATCATGGTTGCATACATGGTAAGAGCATTAATAGGTAACATGGTTGCTGCTGTGAGATCTTGTTAAGCAGGTTCTTTTACAGGCCCTCTTCCCAATTAAGGCTAGCTCTCTGTCATCTTGCTGCTTAATACTTTCAGTTGTATAGTTCCGCTGATGCAGGATCAAAACAGTATTTGATGTTTTCATAAAAGCCAGCCTTCTAAACTCCTTCCAGGATGTTTCGTCTTTAAAATGACCTAATAAGAGCAAAACAGAAGTAGCGGAATAAATtagtttccattttttccccagacgGGAAAATAAATCTCTGGACTAGCTTGATATAACTGCTACCCCCACCTTTCGATCCAGCAATTATCTCTGACACACAACCCTTGGAGAGTGAATCCAGCCACTCTCTAATGTTCCTACTTAAGCCAACATTCTTTTCCCAAGAGTGGAAAGCAAGAGAACTGTCAGTGCCCTAGTGAGTGCTGAATCTAAACAGCATCTCCACTTATCTGGAGCTCAAACACATAGGCCTTGTGCAAAATCCCAAACTTACAAATCTTCTGTGCCTTTAAAATGGTGAAACTGAGTGATTGCTGGAAAGCCAAGAGATATTTGCAATGCACACTTCTTACCAGAGAAGAGCCACACAGATAAGAGCTCCTACCTCCCACCTCTTTCCTCATATTCTTGCCCCACCCAGAAGGGACATCTTGCTTTTAAAGGTTCAGCCATCTTAAGCTAATACCTTGCCAAGTAGTAAATTTTTTCAAAAGCAGGTATAGGTACCTGAAAAGTTTCTTGCATTGCAGTAAACCACCCTTGCTCTTCATACCTGGCATAACCAAAgctagaacagaaaaaaaaacaaagatttaAGCCTTATCAACACCGAGAGACTGCTCATGTACTATCACAGCATTACAGTATTCAAGTAGCAGTTTGTATGTTGTCTCCTGCATGGTTTATCTCCTCAGTCACCGTCCGAAGACTCAGAGAAGCTGTAGGAATATGCAGGCTGCAGACCGAAAGGTCCAAACTTGCTCTCCAACAGTGTGGAATGGGACTCTACGTCATGGAGCACAAAGGCCTACGCTCCCGTACGCCACATGGACAGAGCTGTGAGAGAGCGACCTCCCCAGATGTCCCCGTTGGGTGAAAATGCACTGCACTGCAAGGTTACTGTTGCTGCCTGGAACTATCAACTGGACCAGGGATAGGCAGCTCTTTCAGTCTATTATAACAGCAAATAGAAGTGtttttcctcaaaaaaaaaaaaacacaagaggaGTCTCCTCCCATCTCCCATGCAACAACTATGCTCTTCAAGTTGCCACTTGCCGGCTGTTCCCCCATTTAGGGTGGCAGACCTGGCACTGACCAGAGCCTGTGGGAC includes:
- the RCC1 gene encoding regulator of chromosome condensation; its protein translation is MPRKRVLEKDDALKAKRTKVTHRSHQTEPGLVLTLGQGDLGQLGLGPDILARKRPAVVQLPEKIIQAEAGGVHTVCLSEAGKIYTFGCNDEGALGRNTSEEGSDCVPGLVDLKEKVVQVSAGDSHTAALTEDGRVFIWGAFRDENGVIGLLAPAKGAEGLESSNGSSVPVELQLEAPIVKIASGSHHLALVSTEGHLYTCGCGDNGQLGRVPQIFTARGGRRGLERLLLPQPVSIKQRGSKTKGHIRDVFCGSYSTIAITQEGHVVGFGLSNYYQLGSQAIDTYFSPKILTAFKNSTRSWVEFSAGQHHTVCLDSEGTVYSLGRADYGMLGLGEGVEEKSTPTAIPGLAKSSSIACGERVGYAVTEDGRAFAWGMGSNLQLATGDEEDAWSPVQMSGQQLENRTILSVTGGGQHTVLLVKDQQS